From Amycolatopsis sp. YIM 10, the proteins below share one genomic window:
- a CDS encoding acetyl/propionyl/methylcrotonyl-CoA carboxylase subunit alpha produces MPEAASASQGGPVTKVLVANRGEIAVRVIRAAKDAGIASVAVYADPDRDAPHVRLADEAFALGGNTAAESYLVFDKLLDVAARSGADSVHPGYGFLSENADFAQAVLDAGLTWIGPRPQAIRDLGDKVTARHIALKAGAPLVPGTKEPVAGAEEIIAFAEEHGLPVAIKAAFGGGGRGLKVARTIEEIPELFESATREAVAAFGRGECFVERYLDKPRHVEAQVLADQHGNVIVVGTRDCSLQRRHQKLVEEAPAPFLSDEQRATIHSSAKAICAEARYSGAGTVEYLVGTDGTISFLEVNTRLQVEHPVSEETTGLDLVREQFAIARGEKLRFTEDPEPRGHSIEFRINGEDAGRNFLPAPGTVSNFVAPSGPGVRVDSGVESGSVIGGQFDSMLAKLIVTGSDRENALERSRRALDELVAEGLATVIPFHRAIVRDPAFIGDGKQFSVHTRWIETEFDNQIEPFTSPAEVEDEEQPRQNVVVEVGGRRLEVSLPGNLALGGGGGGGAAVAKAKPRKRSGGGKTAVSGDAVTAPMQGTIVKVAVEEGQRVEAGELIVVLEAMKMENPVTAHKSGTVTGLTAEVGAAVSQGTALLELKD; encoded by the coding sequence GTGCCCGAAGCAGCCAGCGCGAGCCAGGGCGGACCGGTGACGAAGGTGCTGGTCGCCAACCGCGGTGAGATCGCGGTACGGGTCATCCGAGCAGCCAAGGACGCGGGCATCGCCAGCGTCGCGGTCTACGCCGATCCCGATCGCGACGCCCCGCACGTCCGGCTCGCCGACGAAGCTTTCGCACTCGGTGGGAACACCGCGGCGGAAAGCTACCTGGTCTTCGACAAGCTGCTCGACGTCGCCGCCCGCTCCGGCGCCGACTCGGTGCACCCCGGTTACGGCTTCCTCTCCGAGAACGCCGACTTCGCGCAGGCCGTGCTGGACGCCGGGCTGACCTGGATCGGCCCGCGCCCGCAGGCCATCCGCGACCTCGGTGACAAGGTGACCGCGCGGCACATCGCGCTCAAGGCGGGCGCGCCGCTGGTGCCGGGCACCAAGGAGCCGGTGGCCGGGGCCGAGGAGATCATCGCCTTCGCCGAGGAGCACGGGCTGCCGGTGGCCATCAAGGCCGCGTTCGGCGGTGGTGGCCGCGGGCTGAAGGTGGCCAGGACCATCGAGGAGATCCCCGAGCTGTTCGAGTCGGCCACCCGCGAGGCGGTGGCGGCGTTCGGCCGTGGCGAGTGCTTCGTGGAGCGCTATCTGGACAAGCCGCGCCACGTCGAGGCGCAGGTGCTGGCCGACCAGCACGGCAACGTGATCGTGGTCGGCACCCGTGACTGCTCGCTCCAGCGGCGGCACCAGAAGCTGGTGGAGGAGGCCCCCGCGCCGTTCCTCTCCGACGAGCAGCGCGCCACCATCCACAGCTCCGCCAAGGCCATCTGCGCCGAAGCGCGGTACTCCGGTGCCGGCACGGTCGAGTACCTGGTCGGCACCGACGGCACCATCTCCTTCCTGGAGGTGAACACCCGGCTCCAGGTGGAGCACCCGGTCTCCGAGGAGACCACCGGCCTCGACCTGGTGCGCGAGCAGTTCGCCATCGCGCGCGGGGAGAAGCTGCGCTTCACCGAGGACCCCGAGCCGCGCGGGCACTCGATCGAGTTCCGGATCAACGGCGAGGACGCCGGGCGGAACTTCCTCCCGGCTCCCGGCACGGTGTCCAACTTCGTCGCGCCGAGCGGTCCGGGCGTCCGGGTCGACTCGGGTGTGGAGTCCGGCAGCGTGATCGGCGGGCAGTTCGACTCGATGCTGGCGAAGCTGATCGTCACCGGTTCCGACCGCGAGAACGCGCTGGAGCGCAGCCGCCGCGCGCTGGACGAGCTGGTCGCCGAGGGATTGGCCACGGTGATCCCGTTCCACCGCGCGATCGTGCGCGACCCGGCGTTCATCGGGGACGGCAAGCAGTTCAGCGTGCACACCCGCTGGATCGAGACCGAGTTCGACAACCAGATCGAGCCGTTCACCTCGCCCGCCGAGGTCGAGGACGAGGAGCAGCCGCGGCAGAACGTGGTGGTCGAGGTCGGCGGGCGGCGGCTGGAGGTCAGCCTGCCCGGCAACCTGGCACTCGGCGGCGGTGGTGGCGGTGGCGCCGCGGTGGCCAAGGCCAAGCCGCGCAAGCGCAGCGGTGGCGGAAAGACCGCGGTCAGCGGTGACGCGGTGACCGCGCCGATGCAGGGCACCATCGTCAAGGTCGCGGTCGAAGAGGGCCAGCGGGTCGAGGCGGGCGAGCTGATCGTGGTGCTGGAAGCGATGAAGATGGAGAACCCGGTCACCGCACACAAGTCGGGCACGGTCACCGGCCTGACCGCCGAAGTGGGCGCCGCGGTCTCCCAGGGCACCGCACTCCTCGAACTGAAGGACTAG
- a CDS encoding DUF1707 domain-containing protein codes for MRLSNAERQEALDALEEHVRTGRLDVDEYADRSAKVTVATRRGELEPLFADLPAPHPSVLSRELFTPSITGPAPRLTPAQALAAKAVPITAVIALVLFFTVARGFWPVFLLPAAAALLAGSFGRRDRRG; via the coding sequence ATGCGGCTGAGCAACGCCGAGCGGCAGGAGGCGCTGGACGCGCTCGAAGAGCACGTCCGCACCGGCAGGCTCGACGTGGACGAGTACGCCGACCGCTCGGCCAAGGTCACCGTGGCCACCCGGCGCGGGGAGCTGGAACCGCTGTTCGCGGACCTCCCCGCGCCGCACCCGAGCGTGCTCAGCCGCGAGCTGTTCACCCCGTCCATCACCGGCCCCGCCCCGCGGCTGACGCCTGCCCAGGCGCTGGCCGCGAAGGCGGTGCCGATCACCGCGGTGATCGCGCTGGTGCTGTTCTTCACCGTGGCCCGCGGTTTCTGGCCGGTCTTCCTGCTGCCCGCGGCCGCCGCCCTGCTGGCGGGCAGCTTCGGCCGGCGCGACCGGCGTGGGTAG
- a CDS encoding glycerol-3-phosphate dehydrogenase/oxidase has translation MLDGEHVEEDAVTDSARGAGQAELGPRTREDSWRRLGGESFDLVVIGGGVVGAGVALDAATRGLRVALVEARDLASGTSSRSSKLFHGGLRYLEQLEFGLVREALRERELMLTRLAPHLVKPVSFLYPLTKRVWERPYTAAGLFMYDTMGGARSVPGQKHLTRAGALRMVPALKRDALIGGIRYYDAQADDARHTMTVARTAAHYGAVVRTSTQVVRFLREADRISGVRVRDVEDGRETDIQASAVINCTGVWTDELQRLSGSRGRFRVRASKGVHIVVPRDRIVSESGMILRTEKSVLFVIPWRNHWIVGTTDTDWNLDLAHPSATKHDIDYLLEHVNTVLATPLTHDDIEGVYAGLRPLLAGESEETSKLSREHAVARVAPGLVAIAGGKYTTYRVMAADAVEAAAVDLPGRPQPSITDKVPLLGADGYHALVNQADHLAAQHGLHPYRVRHLLDRYGSLVHEVLALGEGRPELLKPLEAAPDYLGVEAVYAVSHEGALHLEDVLARRTRISIEYPHRGVDCARQVAKLMGEVLGWSDEETAREVEVYIARVEAERDSQSQPNDEAADERRNAAPEARSKLTEPVS, from the coding sequence ATGCTGGACGGCGAGCATGTCGAGGAGGATGCGGTGACCGATTCTGCACGTGGGGCCGGCCAGGCCGAACTGGGGCCGCGGACCCGCGAGGACTCATGGCGGCGACTGGGCGGGGAGAGCTTCGACCTGGTGGTCATCGGCGGTGGCGTGGTGGGTGCCGGGGTGGCGCTCGACGCGGCGACACGCGGTCTGCGCGTGGCGCTGGTCGAAGCGCGTGATCTCGCCTCCGGCACGTCGAGCCGGTCCAGCAAGCTGTTCCACGGTGGTCTGCGGTACCTCGAACAGCTGGAATTCGGCCTGGTGCGCGAGGCGCTGCGCGAGCGGGAGCTGATGCTCACGCGGCTCGCCCCGCACCTGGTCAAGCCGGTGAGCTTTCTCTACCCGCTGACCAAGCGCGTCTGGGAACGGCCGTACACCGCGGCCGGGCTGTTCATGTACGACACCATGGGCGGCGCGCGGTCCGTGCCCGGCCAGAAGCACCTGACCAGGGCGGGCGCGCTGCGAATGGTGCCCGCGCTCAAGCGGGACGCGCTGATCGGCGGCATCCGCTACTACGACGCGCAGGCCGACGACGCGCGCCACACCATGACGGTGGCCCGCACCGCCGCGCACTACGGCGCCGTGGTCCGGACCTCCACCCAGGTGGTGCGCTTCCTGCGTGAGGCGGACCGGATCTCCGGGGTGCGCGTGCGCGACGTCGAGGACGGCCGCGAGACCGACATCCAGGCCAGCGCGGTGATCAACTGCACCGGGGTGTGGACGGACGAGCTGCAGCGGCTGTCCGGCAGCCGCGGCCGGTTCCGCGTGCGCGCCAGCAAGGGCGTGCACATCGTGGTGCCGCGCGACCGGATCGTCTCGGAGTCGGGCATGATCCTGCGCACCGAGAAGTCCGTGTTGTTCGTCATCCCCTGGCGCAACCACTGGATCGTCGGCACCACCGACACCGACTGGAACCTGGACCTCGCGCACCCGTCGGCCACCAAGCACGACATCGACTACCTGCTCGAGCACGTCAACACCGTGCTCGCCACGCCGCTCACGCACGACGACATCGAGGGCGTCTACGCCGGGCTGCGGCCGCTGCTGGCGGGGGAGAGCGAAGAGACCTCGAAGCTCTCGCGCGAGCACGCGGTGGCCAGGGTGGCGCCGGGGCTGGTCGCCATCGCGGGCGGCAAGTACACCACCTACCGGGTGATGGCGGCCGACGCCGTCGAGGCCGCGGCCGTCGACCTGCCCGGCCGCCCGCAGCCGTCGATCACCGACAAGGTGCCGCTGCTCGGCGCCGACGGTTACCACGCGCTGGTCAACCAGGCCGACCACCTGGCCGCGCAGCACGGACTGCACCCGTACCGCGTGCGGCACCTGCTCGACCGCTACGGCTCGCTGGTGCACGAGGTGCTGGCGCTCGGCGAGGGCCGCCCCGAGCTGCTCAAACCGCTCGAAGCCGCGCCGGACTACCTCGGCGTGGAGGCGGTGTACGCGGTCAGCCACGAGGGCGCGCTGCACCTGGAGGACGTGCTCGCCCGGCGCACCCGCATCTCGATCGAGTACCCGCACCGCGGGGTGGACTGCGCCCGGCAGGTCGCCAAGCTGATGGGTGAGGTGCTCGGCTGGTCCGACGAGGAGACCGCGCGCGAGGTCGAGGTGTACATCGCGCGGGTCGAAGCCGAGCGGGACTCGCAGTCGCAGCCGAACGACGAAGCCGCCGACGAACGCCGCAACGCCGCCCCGGAAGCCCGGTCGAAACTCACCGAACCGGTCAGCTGA
- a CDS encoding response regulator transcription factor — MIRLLLVDDHPIVRDGLRGAFVGETDLEIAGEAADGAEALVLAGALAPDVVLMDLRMPRMDGVAAIRELREVAPDTKVLVLTTFDSEADVLPAIEAGATGYLLKDAPTAELLRAVRAAAKGESVLSPAVAVKLLGQMRAPAQKNTLTKREMEVLELVADGATNRMAAAKLFISEASIKTHLLHIYAKLEVRDRAAAVGEAYRRGLLS, encoded by the coding sequence ATGATCAGGCTGCTGCTGGTGGACGACCACCCGATCGTCCGTGACGGCCTGCGCGGCGCGTTCGTCGGCGAAACCGATCTGGAGATCGCCGGTGAGGCCGCCGACGGCGCCGAAGCACTGGTGCTGGCGGGCGCGCTGGCCCCGGACGTGGTGCTGATGGACCTGCGCATGCCGCGGATGGACGGGGTGGCCGCGATCCGCGAACTCCGCGAGGTCGCGCCGGACACCAAGGTGCTGGTGCTGACCACCTTCGACTCCGAGGCCGACGTGCTGCCCGCGATCGAAGCGGGTGCCACCGGGTACCTGCTCAAGGACGCGCCCACCGCCGAACTGCTGCGCGCGGTGCGGGCGGCGGCCAAGGGCGAGTCGGTGCTCTCCCCGGCGGTGGCGGTGAAACTGCTCGGCCAGATGCGGGCACCGGCACAGAAGAACACGCTGACCAAACGCGAGATGGAGGTGCTCGAACTGGTCGCCGACGGGGCCACCAACCGGATGGCCGCGGCGAAGCTGTTCATCAGCGAGGCCAGCATCAAAACGCACCTGCTGCACATCTACGCCAAGCTGGAGGTGCGCGACCGCGCGGCGGCGGTCGGCGAGGCGTACCGGCGAGGCTTGCTGAGCTGA
- the mtnC gene encoding acireductone synthase: MTERLTTRWVVLDIEGTMTATSQVHVVLYDYARPRLGPWIDEHPEDPRVTGAVAAVREEAGLPADAGTGEVVRVLHSWMDEDKKAAPLKALQGLIWERGYARGELTSEYFPDVVPALEAWRDRGLALAVFSSGSVAGQIASFSNTTEGDLRPFFRHHFDTVNAGPKREAASYHAIAHGLGDPLPSEILFLSDVPAELDAAKTAGWQVVGLARAGEPYEKADFGLHRTVASFADLEIELS, from the coding sequence GTGACCGAGCGCCTGACCACCCGCTGGGTGGTCCTCGACATCGAAGGCACGATGACCGCCACCAGTCAGGTCCACGTGGTGCTCTACGACTACGCCCGGCCCCGGCTCGGCCCCTGGATCGACGAGCACCCGGAGGACCCGCGGGTCACCGGCGCGGTCGCCGCCGTCCGCGAGGAAGCGGGCCTGCCCGCCGACGCCGGCACCGGGGAAGTGGTGCGCGTACTGCATTCCTGGATGGACGAGGACAAGAAGGCCGCCCCGCTCAAGGCGTTGCAGGGCCTGATCTGGGAACGGGGTTACGCACGCGGGGAACTGACCTCCGAGTACTTCCCCGACGTCGTCCCGGCGTTGGAGGCGTGGCGGGACCGCGGGCTGGCGCTGGCCGTGTTCTCCTCCGGGTCGGTCGCCGGGCAGATCGCGTCCTTCTCGAACACCACCGAAGGCGATCTGCGCCCGTTCTTCCGCCACCACTTCGACACGGTGAACGCGGGCCCGAAGCGCGAAGCCGCGTCCTACCACGCGATCGCACACGGCCTCGGCGACCCGCTGCCGTCGGAGATCCTGTTCCTCTCCGACGTCCCGGCCGAACTGGACGCCGCGAAGACCGCGGGCTGGCAGGTCGTCGGCCTGGCGCGCGCCGGTGAGCCGTACGAGAAGGCCGATTTCGGCTTGCACCGCACGGTCGCGTCGTTCGCCGATCTGGAAATCGAGCTCTCATGA
- a CDS encoding sensor histidine kinase, whose amino-acid sequence MLVGVLPTTLDRRGERRAGCVFAAVGLAGLAISAAWHLLTAPDAINATSTLVLIGTAALWMPLVIWVFPRRSSDPALVVLYYLGFLALATALSPRGDGFSVFASVGYPLAFGLLTPRMSFFGVAATAILPILARGGTDGPTWVTLVSVAAPLLYAGWVVGSESEKRRRSNAQLEEANAKLEAALEENAGLHAQLLSQAREAGVLDERQRMAGEIHDTIAQGLAGIITQLQAAERSGSDAGRRQRHLDNVHALARENLTEARRSVRALRPERLADSRLPDAMAELGRTWTDTSGVAVKVEVTGDPRPLLPDLEVTLYRVAQEALTNAGKHAKATRVALTLSYVDDVVMLDVRDDGVGFTPAANGVPAGSEGFGLSGMRQRVQRVAGTLAVESAPGEGTTINAQLPAIVTANGEPT is encoded by the coding sequence ATGTTGGTCGGAGTACTGCCGACCACGCTGGACCGCCGCGGTGAGCGTCGTGCGGGCTGCGTGTTCGCCGCCGTCGGGCTCGCCGGGCTGGCCATCTCGGCGGCCTGGCACCTGCTCACCGCGCCCGACGCGATCAACGCCACCAGCACGCTCGTGCTGATCGGCACGGCCGCGCTGTGGATGCCGCTGGTGATCTGGGTGTTCCCCCGCCGGTCCTCGGACCCGGCGCTGGTGGTCCTCTACTACCTGGGCTTTCTCGCGCTGGCCACCGCACTGAGCCCCCGCGGCGACGGCTTCAGCGTGTTCGCCTCGGTCGGCTACCCGCTGGCGTTCGGCCTGCTCACGCCCCGGATGAGCTTCTTCGGCGTGGCCGCGACCGCGATCCTGCCGATCCTCGCGCGCGGCGGCACGGACGGCCCGACCTGGGTCACCCTGGTCTCGGTGGCCGCGCCCCTGCTCTACGCGGGCTGGGTGGTCGGCTCGGAGAGCGAGAAGCGCCGCCGGTCCAACGCCCAGCTCGAAGAAGCCAACGCGAAGCTGGAGGCGGCGCTGGAGGAGAACGCCGGGCTGCACGCCCAGTTGCTCAGCCAGGCCAGGGAAGCCGGGGTGCTCGACGAACGCCAGCGCATGGCGGGCGAAATCCACGACACCATCGCGCAGGGCCTGGCGGGGATCATCACCCAGCTTCAGGCCGCCGAGCGCAGCGGCTCCGACGCCGGGCGGCGGCAGCGCCACCTCGACAACGTGCACGCGCTGGCCAGGGAGAATCTGACCGAGGCCCGGCGCTCGGTGCGCGCGCTGCGCCCGGAACGCCTGGCCGACTCCCGGCTCCCGGACGCGATGGCCGAACTCGGCCGCACCTGGACCGACACCTCCGGCGTCGCGGTCAAGGTGGAGGTCACCGGGGATCCGCGCCCGCTGCTGCCGGACCTGGAGGTCACCCTCTACCGCGTCGCGCAGGAGGCGCTGACCAACGCGGGCAAGCACGCGAAGGCCACCCGCGTCGCGCTCACACTGTCCTATGTGGACGACGTGGTGATGCTGGACGTGCGGGACGACGGCGTCGGCTTCACCCCGGCGGCGAACGGGGTGCCCGCGGGCAGCGAGGGCTTCGGCCTGTCCGGGATGCGCCAGCGGGTGCAGCGGGTGGCGGGCACGCTGGCCGTCGAGAGCGCGCCCGGCGAAGGCACCACGATCAACGCCCAGCTACCGGCCATCGTCACCGCGAACGGAGAACCCACATGA
- a CDS encoding acireductone dioxygenase — MTLLTVWADQDPATVLRRTTDAAEIGDVLGELGVKFDRWPVRELPATPTEEQVLDAYRAEVDEVIRTEGYTFVDVKQLSPDDPGAAEARAKFLSEHTHDDDEDRFFARGSGVFYLHMAGKVHAVLCEAGDLLSVPAKTTHWFDMGTRPDYVSIRFFHDTDGWVGDFLEKSIADRFPPMDELTREGDSPLKTNSTPSP; from the coding sequence ATGACCCTGCTGACCGTCTGGGCGGACCAAGATCCCGCCACGGTGCTCCGGCGCACCACCGACGCCGCTGAGATCGGCGACGTGCTGGGCGAGCTGGGGGTCAAGTTCGACCGGTGGCCGGTCCGGGAGCTGCCCGCCACGCCGACCGAGGAGCAGGTGCTCGACGCCTACCGCGCCGAGGTCGACGAGGTGATCCGCACCGAGGGCTACACCTTCGTCGACGTCAAGCAGCTGAGCCCGGACGATCCCGGCGCGGCCGAGGCGCGGGCGAAGTTCCTCAGCGAGCACACCCACGACGACGACGAGGACCGCTTCTTCGCGCGCGGCTCGGGGGTGTTCTACCTGCACATGGCGGGAAAGGTGCACGCCGTGCTGTGCGAGGCGGGCGATCTGCTCAGCGTGCCGGCGAAGACCACGCACTGGTTCGACATGGGCACGCGGCCGGACTACGTGTCCATTCGGTTCTTCCACGATACAGATGGCTGGGTCGGGGATTTCCTGGAGAAATCCATCGCGGATCGCTTCCCCCCGATGGACGAGCTGACCCGCGAGGGTGACTCGCCTCTCAAGACGAACTCGACGCCAAGTCCGTAA
- a CDS encoding MIP/aquaporin family protein, with amino-acid sequence MAAGEIFIWELIGTAVLILLGNGVVANHVLRKNNGHNTGFLFVNIGWAFAVFAGASIAAPSGAHLNPAVTLGLAVAGKTAWADVPIYFLAQMLGAIIGAVLCWATYKLQFDDHPEPENTLGIFSTAPQIPHKVWNLVTEIIGTFVLVAWILLSPVVKAGDGGVPDFGNSALGYAGVAFVVLVIGTSLGGPTGYAINPARDLGPRIAYAFILPIRSKANPNWGYSWIPVLGPLVGGALAALLFLVLPTAS; translated from the coding sequence ATGGCAGCTGGGGAAATTTTCATCTGGGAGCTGATCGGCACGGCGGTGCTGATCCTGCTCGGTAACGGTGTCGTGGCCAACCACGTGCTCCGCAAGAACAACGGGCACAACACGGGTTTCCTTTTTGTCAACATCGGCTGGGCCTTCGCCGTGTTCGCCGGTGCCAGCATCGCCGCGCCCAGCGGCGCGCACCTCAACCCCGCGGTCACCCTCGGCCTCGCGGTCGCCGGGAAGACGGCGTGGGCCGACGTGCCGATCTACTTCCTCGCGCAGATGCTCGGCGCGATCATCGGCGCGGTGCTGTGCTGGGCCACCTACAAACTGCAGTTCGACGACCACCCCGAGCCGGAGAACACGCTCGGCATCTTCTCCACCGCGCCGCAGATCCCGCACAAGGTGTGGAACCTGGTGACCGAGATCATCGGCACCTTCGTGCTGGTGGCCTGGATCCTGCTCAGCCCGGTGGTCAAGGCGGGTGACGGCGGCGTGCCGGACTTCGGCAACTCGGCGCTGGGATACGCCGGTGTCGCCTTCGTGGTGCTGGTGATCGGCACCTCGCTCGGCGGGCCGACCGGCTACGCCATCAACCCGGCCCGTGACCTCGGCCCCCGCATCGCCTACGCGTTCATCCTGCCGATCCGCAGCAAGGCCAACCCGAACTGGGGCTACTCCTGGATTCCGGTGCTCGGCCCGCTGGTCGGCGGGGCACTCGCGGCCCTACTGTTCCTCGTACTGCCGACGGCCTCCTGA
- the mtnB gene encoding methylthioribulose 1-phosphate dehydratase, with protein sequence MSFPGVRGSSPEQCHGVLDLAGRALAAESARYEAMGWMRGTSGNLSVTLSRDPLRLAVTASGLDKGALTAGDVVEVDADGQAVPGQVKAPSAEAGLHARIAGAAGAGAVVHVHAMAPVLAAEFWPDGVELRDLEMLKGFGRRAHDDVVTVPVVPNDQDMRVLGDAFEAGFRADTPALIVARHGIYVWGDDLAHARQRLECLEWLLRFRTRLYRAFEGSPQ encoded by the coding sequence ATGAGCTTTCCGGGGGTCCGGGGGTCGTCCCCCGAGCAATGTCACGGCGTGCTGGACCTGGCCGGGCGTGCGCTCGCCGCCGAATCCGCGCGGTACGAGGCAATGGGCTGGATGCGCGGCACCTCGGGCAATCTCTCGGTCACGCTCTCGCGCGATCCGCTGCGGCTGGCGGTCACCGCGAGCGGGCTGGACAAGGGCGCGCTGACCGCGGGAGACGTGGTCGAAGTGGACGCCGACGGCCAGGCGGTACCCGGCCAGGTCAAGGCACCGTCGGCCGAAGCGGGACTGCACGCGCGGATCGCGGGTGCGGCCGGTGCGGGCGCGGTGGTGCACGTCCACGCGATGGCGCCGGTGCTGGCCGCGGAGTTCTGGCCGGACGGCGTCGAACTGCGCGACCTGGAGATGCTCAAGGGCTTCGGCCGCCGCGCGCACGACGACGTGGTGACCGTGCCGGTGGTGCCCAACGACCAGGACATGCGCGTGCTCGGCGACGCCTTCGAAGCCGGGTTCCGCGCCGACACCCCCGCGCTGATCGTCGCGCGGCACGGCATCTACGTCTGGGGCGACGACCTCGCGCACGCGCGCCAGCGTCTCGAGTGCCTGGAATGGCTGCTTCGCTTCAGAACCCGCTTGTACCGTGCATTCGAGGGGTCTCCCCAGTGA
- a CDS encoding class I adenylate-forming enzyme family protein, with the protein MDKSFFLNRVLEVFDEYADRVLFRHSTVDMTYAEAGRRLRRVHAALPPLAGKTVAISAGNEPDAILTQLAAQLRGGRVLLIAASAPPSDRRAALDEAAAVLLDPASLDADPVEIDLPERAETVFTSGGTTGPPKLIRHSGTYEGMVHVFHPDPAGPNRTLVVAPITHLTGNAAVLGALLCGDTVVLHRGFDPGAVVTALTEDRITRFSLTPARLGALLDHPGLADADLSALRAVSLGASPLPVHRLEQALAVFGPVVGQGYGLTEAPMIASITAAEYEGHPSRLASVGRIVPGMRARIDDGEVLVQGLSLMDGYLDRPFESEWLRTGDLGHFDEDGYLYLHGRADDVIITGEHGTKVHPARVEEVLGAHPRVRQSAVIGRSTPDGVVLHAVVVPDGEVTAGELQAHVAAELAGAHFVPASVEFATGLPLTHIGKLDRKRLS; encoded by the coding sequence GTGGACAAAAGCTTCTTCCTGAACCGCGTGCTCGAGGTCTTCGACGAGTACGCCGACCGCGTCCTGTTCCGTCATTCCACAGTGGACATGACCTACGCGGAAGCGGGACGGCGCCTCCGGCGCGTGCACGCCGCGCTGCCTCCGCTGGCCGGGAAGACCGTCGCGATCTCGGCGGGCAACGAGCCGGACGCGATCCTCACCCAGCTGGCCGCGCAGTTGCGTGGTGGTCGCGTGTTGCTGATCGCCGCCTCCGCCCCGCCGTCGGATCGGCGGGCCGCGCTCGACGAGGCGGCAGCCGTGCTGCTGGATCCCGCCTCGCTCGACGCCGACCCGGTCGAGATCGACCTGCCCGAACGCGCCGAGACCGTGTTCACCTCCGGCGGCACCACCGGTCCGCCGAAGCTGATCCGGCATTCCGGCACCTACGAGGGCATGGTGCACGTCTTCCACCCCGACCCGGCGGGCCCGAACCGCACCCTGGTGGTCGCGCCGATCACGCACCTGACCGGCAACGCCGCGGTGCTCGGCGCCCTGCTCTGCGGGGACACCGTGGTGCTGCACCGCGGTTTCGACCCCGGCGCGGTGGTCACCGCGCTGACCGAGGACCGGATCACCCGGTTCAGCCTCACCCCGGCACGGCTCGGCGCGCTGCTCGACCACCCCGGACTCGCCGACGCCGACCTGAGCGCGTTGCGCGCGGTCTCGCTCGGCGCCAGCCCGCTGCCGGTGCACCGGCTGGAGCAGGCGCTCGCGGTGTTCGGCCCGGTCGTCGGCCAGGGCTACGGGCTGACCGAGGCGCCGATGATCGCCTCCATCACCGCCGCCGAGTACGAGGGGCACCCTTCGCGACTCGCCTCGGTCGGCCGGATCGTGCCCGGCATGCGCGCCCGCATCGACGACGGCGAGGTGCTGGTGCAGGGGCTGTCCTTGATGGACGGTTACCTGGACCGGCCGTTCGAAAGCGAGTGGCTGCGCACCGGCGACCTCGGTCACTTCGACGAGGACGGTTACCTCTACCTGCACGGCCGCGCGGACGACGTGATCATCACCGGCGAGCACGGCACGAAGGTGCACCCGGCGCGCGTCGAGGAGGTGCTCGGCGCGCACCCGCGCGTGCGTCAGTCGGCCGTGATCGGACGGTCCACTCCGGACGGTGTGGTGCTGCACGCCGTGGTGGTCCCCGACGGCGAGGTGACCGCCGGGGAACTCCAGGCCCATGTGGCCGCCGAACTGGCCGGGGCGCACTTCGTCCCGGCCAGCGTCGAGTTCGCCACCGGGCTACCGCTCACCCACATCGGCAAACTCGACCGGAAACGGCTCAGCTGA
- a CDS encoding GNAT family N-acetyltransferase: MEPVEINAGTYYLRQLRADDLMDDRPALVEAFADPVHRRYVPNYPIKTLEAAGDYVALRAREWADGTRCSWAIAEPTTGDLLGEVGLKQVDLVAGTAEAAIWVHPRARSKGVGTLAVDAALRFGFGALGLKLVEYRHAETNEASAKIARRCGFTQIGEAVVPTAGEKDLVWTKASS; this comes from the coding sequence GTGGAACCGGTGGAGATCAACGCGGGAACGTACTACCTGCGGCAGTTGCGCGCGGACGACCTGATGGACGACCGGCCGGCGCTGGTCGAAGCATTCGCCGATCCGGTGCATCGCCGGTACGTGCCGAACTACCCGATCAAAACGCTCGAAGCGGCCGGCGACTACGTGGCGCTGCGTGCGCGGGAATGGGCCGACGGCACCCGCTGCTCGTGGGCCATCGCCGAACCGACCACCGGCGACCTGCTCGGGGAGGTCGGGCTGAAGCAGGTCGACCTGGTCGCGGGCACCGCCGAGGCGGCGATCTGGGTGCACCCGCGCGCGCGGAGCAAGGGCGTCGGCACGCTGGCCGTGGACGCGGCACTGCGCTTCGGGTTCGGGGCACTGGGCCTGAAACTGGTCGAATACCGGCACGCCGAGACGAACGAAGCGTCGGCGAAGATCGCGCGGCGCTGCGGGTTCACGCAGATCGGCGAGGCCGTGGTGCCGACCGCGGGCGAGAAGGACCTGGTGTGGACAAAAGCTTCTTCCTGA